From the Leptolyngbya sp. O-77 genome, one window contains:
- a CDS encoding MBL fold metallo-hydrolase, whose protein sequence is MQFCGEGWPGRSLFFQPVAGRAIREAMPTGIAHRSDPFSRTTLRLIHFPEETMKRRTLIRYAGSGLAAAAATVGLSQTQQAQAQASNAVTIQALGHTCFLFTGGGLRILVNPFRPIGCTKGYRAPRVASDLVMISSRLFDEGSLEGLPGSPRLLAEPGIYEYRGVQIQGVRSPHDRQGGRRFGFNVTWRWNQSGLILAHMGGAAAPIEVEQQILIGRPDVLFVPVGGGPKAYNATEARQAVLALNPRIIVPTHFRTAAADANACDIAPVDEFLSLMEGVPVRRPGDTITLRRSELPSEGSRIELLSYRF, encoded by the coding sequence ATGCAATTTTGCGGCGAGGGTTGGCCGGGGCGATCGCTCTTTTTTCAGCCTGTTGCAGGGCGGGCGATTCGCGAAGCGATGCCTACAGGAATCGCCCATCGCAGCGACCCATTCTCTCGCACTACCCTACGCCTTATCCATTTCCCTGAGGAGACCATGAAGCGGCGCACGTTGATTCGATATGCAGGCAGCGGTTTGGCAGCAGCGGCGGCCACCGTCGGGCTATCCCAAACCCAGCAAGCCCAGGCGCAAGCCAGCAATGCCGTGACGATTCAGGCGTTAGGACACACCTGCTTTTTGTTTACGGGCGGCGGTCTGCGAATTTTGGTCAACCCGTTTCGCCCCATCGGCTGCACCAAAGGCTATCGCGCCCCCCGCGTCGCGTCTGATCTGGTGATGATCAGCAGCCGCCTGTTTGACGAAGGTTCTCTGGAGGGACTCCCCGGTAGCCCGCGCCTGTTGGCAGAACCGGGCATTTACGAGTATCGCGGCGTGCAGATTCAGGGCGTGCGATCGCCCCACGATCGCCAGGGCGGGCGGCGCTTTGGGTTTAACGTCACTTGGCGCTGGAACCAGAGCGGGCTAATCCTGGCGCACATGGGCGGCGCGGCGGCTCCAATTGAGGTAGAACAGCAAATTCTGATCGGTCGCCCGGACGTGCTGTTTGTGCCTGTGGGCGGCGGCCCCAAGGCCTACAACGCAACAGAAGCCCGTCAGGCCGTGCTGGCGCTAAACCCGCGTATCATTGTGCCGACGCATTTCCGAACCGCCGCCGCCGATGCCAATGCCTGCGACATTGCCCCTGTGGATGAGTTTCTGTCGCTGATGGAGGGCGTACCTGTGCGGCGACCCGGCGACACGATTACGCTGCGCCGCTCGGAACTGCCGTCGGAAGGCTCGCGAATTGAGCTACTGAGCTACAGATTTTAG
- a CDS encoding aminopeptidase P N-terminal domain-containing protein translates to MQTEFAQRRQQLMDKIGKGTAIFRSAPQAVMHNDVEYNFRQDSDFYYLTGFDEPEAVAVLAPHHEEHRFVLFVRPKDPEKETWSGYRVGVDAAKERFGADAVYPIEELDEKLTQYVEKADRIYYRLGARSPALTTKCWGCGSG, encoded by the coding sequence ATGCAGACAGAATTTGCCCAGCGTCGCCAGCAGTTGATGGACAAGATCGGCAAAGGCACGGCGATTTTCCGCAGTGCGCCCCAAGCCGTGATGCACAACGACGTGGAGTACAACTTTCGGCAAGACAGCGACTTCTACTACCTGACCGGGTTCGACGAGCCAGAAGCCGTGGCTGTGCTGGCTCCGCACCATGAGGAGCATCGCTTTGTGCTGTTTGTGCGGCCCAAAGATCCAGAAAAGGAAACCTGGTCGGGCTATCGCGTGGGTGTGGATGCTGCCAAAGAGCGCTTTGGGGCCGACGCGGTATATCCAATTGAAGAACTGGATGAAAAGCTGACGCAGTATGTCGAAAAGGCGGATCGAATTTATTACCGACTGGGGGCGCGATCGCCCGCTTTAACGACAAAGTGCTGGGGCTGTGGCAGCGGCTGA